ttctAGCCGTTATTTAAACAGATTCGGCTTATGTTCATAACCTTATTATGATCCGAACGTTGTCCTATAGGTTCGGCTTAGATAGTATTATTTTGCGCCGAATCTTTCCTTGTAAACAAGGTTGTTCAGGTGAAGAAAAATGGCTACATCGAAATATGTTGTTGGGGCATAAAATCTGAACAACTCTTGTTTACAAATCTGAACAACTCTTGTCTATGTGTTCGGCTTAGATCTCCAAATTAATATGCGTCGAACCTGTTAGAagttttaaaaattgaaattctAGCCGTTATTTAAACAGATTCGGCTTATGTTCATAACCTTTATGATCCGAATGTTGTCCTATAGGTTCtacttattcgatagtattattATGCGCCGAATATTTCCTTGTAAACAAGGTTGTTCAGGTGAAGAAAAATGGCTACATCGAAATATGCTGTTGGGGCATAAAATCTGAACAACTCTTGTTTACAAATCTGAACAACTCTTGTCTATGTGTTCGGCTTAGATCTCCAAATTAATATGCGTCGAACCTGTTAGAagttttaaaaattgaaattctAGCAGTTATTTAAACAGATTCGACTTATGTTCATAACCTTATTATGAGCCGAACGTTGTcctataggttcggcttattcgataatattagttttgcgccgaatctTTCCTTGTAAACAAGGTTGTTCAGGTGAAGAAAAATGGCTACATCGAAATATGCTGTTGGGGCATAAAATCTGAACAACTCTTGTTTACAAATCTGAACAACTCTTGTCTATGGGTTCGGCTTAGATCTCCAAATTAATATGCGCCGAACCTGTTAGAAGTTTAAAAATTGAAATTCTAGCCGTTATTTAAACAGATTCGGCTTATGTTCATAACCTTATTATGAGCCGAATGTTGTcctataggttcggcttattcgatagtattattATGCGCCGAATCTTTCCTTGTAAACAAGGTTGTTCAGGTGAAGAAAAGTGGCTACATCGAAATATGCTGTTGGGGCATAAAATCAGAACAACTCTTGTTTACAAATCTGAACAACTCTTGTCTATGTGTTCGGCTTAGATCTCCAAATTAATATGCGTCGAACCTGTTAGAagttttaaaaattgaaattctAGCCGTTATTTAAACAGATTCGGCTTATGTTCATAACCTTATTATGAGCCGAACGTTGTcctataggttcggcttattcgatagtattagttttgcgccgaatctTTCCTTAAAAACAAGGTTGTACAGGTGAAGAAAAATGGCTACATCGAAATATGCTGTTGGGGCATAAAATCTGAACAACTCTTGTTTACAAATCTGAACAACTCTTGTCTATGGATTCGGCTTAGATTTCCAAATTAATATGCGCCGAACCTGTTAGAagttttaaaaattgaaattctAGCCGTTATTTAAACAGATTCGGCTTATGTTCATAACCTTATTATGAGCCGAATGTTGTcctataggttcggcttattcgatagtattagttttgcgccaaATTTTTCCTTGTAAAAAAGGTTGTTCAGGTGAAGAAAAATGGCGACATCGAAATATGCTGTTGGGGCATAAAATCTGAACAACTCTTGTTTACAAATCTGAACAACTCTTGTCTATGTGTTCGGCTTAGATCTCCAAATTAATATGCGTCGAACCTGTTAGAagttttaaaaattgaaattctAGCCGTTATTTAAACAGATTCGGCTTATGTTCATAACCTTATTATGAGCCGAACGTTGTcctataggttcggcttattcgatagtattagttttgcgccgaatctTTCCTTGTAAACAAGGTTGTTCAGGTGAAGAAAAATGGCTACATCGAAATATGCTGTTGGGGCATAAAATCTGAACAACTCTTGTTTACAAATCTGAACAACTCTTGTCTATGGGTTCGGCTTAGATCTCCAAATTAATATGCGCCGAACCTGTTAGAagttttaaaaattgaaattctAGCCGTTATTTAAACAGATTCGGCTTATGTTCATAACCTTATTATGAGCCGAACGTTGTcctataggttcggcttattcgataataTTATTATGCGCCGAATCTTTCCTTGTAAACAAGGTTGTTCAGGTGAAGAAAAGTGGCTACATCGAAATATGCTGTTGGGGCATAAAATCTGAACAACTCTTGTTTACAAATCTGAACAACTCTTGTCTATGTGTTCGGCTTAGATCTCCAAATTAATATGCGTCGAACCTGTTAGAagttttaaaaattgaaattctAGCCGTTATTTAAACAGATTCGGCTTATGTTCATAACCTTATTATGAGCCGAACGTTGTCCTATAgtttcggcttattcgatagtattagttttgcgccgaatctTTCCTTGTAAACAAGGTTGTACAGGTGAAGAAAAATGGCTACATCGAAATATGCTGTTGGGGCATAAAATCTGAACAACTCTTGTTTACAAATCTGAACAACTCTTGTCTATGGATTCGGCTTAGATCTCCAAATTAATATGCGCCGAACCTGTTAGAagttttaaaaattgaaattctAGCCGTTATTTAAACAGATTCGGCTTATGTTCATAACCTTATTATGATCCGAACGTTGTcctataggttcggcttattcgatagtattattATGCGCCGAATCTTTCCTTGTAAACAAGGTTGTTCAGGTGAAGAAAAATGGCTACATCGAAATATGTTGTTGGGGCATAAAATCTGAACAACTCTTGTTTACAAATCTGAACAACTCTTGTCTATGTGTTCGGCTTAGATCTCCAAATTAATATGCGTCGAACCTGTTAGAagttttaaaaattgaaattctAGCCGTTATTTAAACAGATTCGGCTTATGTTCATAACCTTATTATGAGCCGAACGTTGTCCTATAGGTTCAGCTTATtcggtagtattagttttgcgccgaatctTTCCTTGTAAACAAGGTTGTACAGGTGAAGAAAAATGGCTACATCGAAATATGCTGTTGGGGCATAAAATCTGAACAACTCTTGTTTACAAATCTGAACAACTCTTGTCTATGTGTTCGGCTTAGATCTCCAATATAATATGCGTCGAACCTGTTAGAagttttaaaaattgaaattctAGCCGTTATTTAAACAGATTCGGCTTATGTTCATAACCTTATTATGAGCCGAACGTTGTcctataggttcggcttattcggtagtattagttttgtgccgaatctTTCCTTGTAAACAAGGTTGAACAGGTGAAGAAAAATGGCTACACCGAAATATGCTGTTGGGGCATAAAATCTGAACAACTCTTGTTTACAAATCTGAACAACTCTTGTCTATGGGTTCGGCTTAGATCTCCAAATTAATATGCGCCGAACCTGTTAGAagttttaaaaattgaaattctAGCCGTTATTTAAACAGATTCGGCTTATGTTCATAACCTTATTATGAGCCGAACGTTGTcctataggttcggcttattcgatagtattagttttgcgccgaatctTTCCTTGTAAACAAGGTTGTACAGGTGAAGAAAAATGGCTACATCGAAATATGCTGTTGGGGCATAAAATCTGAACAACTCTTGTTTACAAATCTGAACAACTCTTGTGTATGGGTTCGGCTTAGATCCCCAAATTAATATGCGCCGAACCTGTTAGAagttttaaaaattgaaattctAGCCGTTATTTAAACAGATTCGGCTTATGTTCATAACCTTATTATGATCCGAACGTTGTCTTATAgtttcggcttattcgatagtattattATGCGCCGAATCTTTCCTTGTAAACAAGGTTGTTCAGGTGAAGAAAAATGGCTACATCGAAATATGTTGTTGGGGCATAAAATCTAAACAACTCTTGTTTACAAATCTGAACAACTCTTGTCTATGGGTTCGGCTTAGATCTCCAAATTAATATGCGCCGAACCTGTTAGAagttttaaaaattgaaattctAGCCGTTATTTAAACAGATTCGGCTTATGTTCATAACCTTATTATGAGCCGAACGTTGTcctataggttcggcttattcgatagtattattATGCGCCGAATCTTTCCTTGTAAACAAGGTTGTTCAGGTGAAGAAAAGTGGCTACATCGAAATATGCTGTTGGGGCATAAAATCTGAACAACTCTTGTTTACAAATCTGAACAACTCTTGTCTATGTGTTCGGCTTAGATCTCCAAATTAATATGCGTCGAACCTGTTAGAagttttaaaaattgaaattctAGCCGTTATTTAAACAGATTCGGCTTATGTTCATAACCTTATTATGAGCCGAACGTTGTcctataggttcggcttattcgatagtattagttttgcgccgaatctTTCCTTTTAAACAAGGTTATTCAGGTGAAGAAAAATGGCTACATCGAAATATGCTGTTGGGGCATAAAATCTGAACAACTCTTGTTTACAAATCTGAACAACTCTTGTCTATGGGTTCGACTTAGATCTCCAAATTAATATGCGCCGAACTTGTTAgaagtttcaaaatttgaaattctagCCGTTATTTAAACAGATTCGGCTTATATTCTAGACCTTATTATGAGACGAACCTGATCCTGTATTTGCACAAAAATCTATGAACGACTCTtgtttgaaaagtctatttggaattATTAAGATGTGGATATAGTCTGCACCAAGGATGTGGATATAGTCTGCACCAAGGATCATGTTCGGCTTATAATATTTTgaatatataagccgaacctgtaataatttttattccgggctgttcaggatgttgttcggcttactatgaaactttcatataagccgaactactgcctagcaaaagggttggaattgaaaattataggttcggctcatgctgtaaacagattcactgagccgaaccgttcatcatttgGGTTGAAAGTGGAaaatataggttcggcgcatgctgtaACCACATTCAATGAGCCGAACCATGAagcaaaaatccaaacttttgataatttggagctatagaagtgagattgagcataagatagaagtgtacccgtgtattagaagcattgtgTTCCTCATATATGTACTCGTCAActagatttggctcataaaaatcatcaccttgagtttgttcttgagtttgagtttgagtttgtgtaaaatcattctcataatctaagaaataagtcatttgggaatcattttgtagttgatgtgtattttcctaggtttttttggTGAACATTGACCCTCCTCATCCATTGaatcaaaaaaaaacctaacttttttttttcttcctcaaaaGTTTTCATCTACTCAGACATATATAactaaattatcttaatcactaatcattaatcaTTACTCATTAATCAGAATTATTATAACTAATCATTAGTTAACACTAATCCTAAAAAggcagatttgccattacaaAAAATATTTGGGTAAGGGGTTATTGAATTTGATATTTACATCCctattttgtcttcattcagtatgccctAAAAAATTTATGTATGCCCTAGTACAACCTTCTATTTATAAGCCTATTGCTTCTTTGCTTTCCTAAAAGAAGATTTTGTGTCCCAAACCAAATTTTATACCTCCGACCTAAATTTTTTGGCACCTCACGAGGCTGTTTCTTGCGGGAATTTCAGCAGTAGATCTTTTGCATCAACTAAAAAATGTTGTTTTGTAAATTGTACTTTTTCCTTATAAAATCTTAACAACCATACTATATAGTAATTCATGAGATTCCAATAAATGTCAAAGTGGCCAATTTAGTTGCACGGTATTTTTACTCCCTTTGTttattttgaaaaatttgaaaaatttgtACTTAAATAATAATATaccaagttaaaaaaaaaaaaaaaattagaaaccatgaaacagagggagtattttaTTTGCTTGAtacacatggaaaataaaaacacTTCTCACAATTATGGTTCCTCTTTCCCAATTTGCTTGATATCAACACGAAAAAGTTGCTTCCATAAGTTTGACCCATAGGTGGTGAGTTACTGTATTACAGCCCTTTGACTGTTTTGACTTTCTATAAAAAAGTCACTCCATAACAGAGTCCAACATGTCTCctccccctctctctctctcaaaaaaaaaaaaaaaaaaaaaaagagaaaagattgAACTCAAAACCTCTTCATTGTGGTGGATGGATTCAAATTCCAAGGAGGTTTCTCAAACAACCACCTCCACTAGTcaatctgagaagaagaagaagagtctgTGTTATCACATAGTAGTATTAGTAATAGGTTGTATCTTCTTCACTTTCTTATTCTCTCTACTTTCTTTCTTCATAATCTTCACTGCTGGTTTTGTCTCAATTTTTATTGATAATTTCTCAATTCCAACTACTTCTTCACTCTCAACCCAATGCAAGATTGTCTCTACAGgtatgtataaatatgttcatttcttgttttatttCAGGGTTTCTGTATTTGTTTCCAATGTGTATAACAGTTAGAAACTTTATTTGTGTTTTTGGGTTGAAATGTTGAAAGGGGTGATTGGAAATTGAGTTTATGGCAAACCCCATGTTGTGATCTATCAAGTTTTGTTAGATTATTGAACATGTTCATTGAGAATTTAGGGATTGAAATAACATCTGGTTTAGTCATTTTTTCAAACAGTGTTGATGCAGAATTGGGATTCTCACCACACATAAGAGTAAAATTCGATAATTTTAGTTTAGGAGAATACCCATGGCTTGCTGTGTTATGCAATGTTCTGTTGGTCAATTAGATTTTGAGTAATTTTGCTGCCAATGGTTACTGTGATTTGGCTGAATTTTGCTGTGTGTTTGTTTGTGTTGATTGTGAGAACTGGGGAGATTATGTGTGTTTGTTTGTCGGGGGAGTCTGGTTATTTCATGGGAAAAGGTAAAAACCTTGGCATTAATGCTTGCCTGTTGCTAGCACTCCAACATGGAATGGATCCCACAGCCTGCCACTGTTGGATAATGGCATCCGCGTGGTGTGTTCGCGTGCTAGCAACTTGCTAGAACCAACATGAGCAGAGAGCACCTGTAGCAAGGTCATTGTTTAGCTTCATATGGGTTGAAAGAGAGTCTGCAGCTTATTTAAATTTGGACTGAATTTGCTGACATTGTTACTAGGGATGTTTTAGCTCTGGTTTTTGATAGTTAAAAGTTGTTGCTGCAACAAAATCACTATTTATTATGTCGTATGGACTGAACTTACTGCCCAAGTGGAGTGAGTTCATTATTGTGTATGGAGGGGAAACTCGGTATCTGGCTTGTTGCTTGATCTTTATGGTTTAGATTCGTATGACATTTAAAAAGAATTTTGATGGTTGGTGTAACTTATTGCATGAGCTGATTAATGGCGTGCTATATTTCTTTGTCTGTAGGTGTGGATCTTAGGTCGTCTAAGGTGTGTGAACTTGGACTGTTGAACTATAAAGCCAAGTATGTGTTTGACCCGCTTGACAAAACAAGGTTTCGATGCCGTTACGATTATTATTGGGCTACTATCTTTAAGGTGACCTAACCCACTTTATTTGTTTCGTTTTATGTTACTTTATGCGGTTAATTCCTCTCATTTTCATAATAATTCAGAATTCATGCAAAATGTTTTTTTACAGATTGAATACAGGGAACATTCTTCAGGTGAAATAAGAAGTGTGTTAGTAGAAGCACCAAAGGAGGCCCTACCTCTTGATTGTAGGCCTAGTTTTGGCACGGCATGGCTGACCAAAGACAAGTTTAAAGTAGGTGATTGAAAGTTCTCTAAACTACCAGCTGATGTTGCTAATTTTGAATCTCTTACAATATCATGTCATATAATGGGTAATTTCTTGTTATTCTCAGAGTGTTGTGTGTGTATTTCAGGTGAATGAAACTTACAGCTGTAAGTACACACCTGGCGTTTCCGATGTGGATATCTTTCCTGATAATCTGTTCCATTGTCAAGCTAAAGACCCATCTACGTTTGACATGATTCGAAGTTATTCCTCTCTGTGAGTGAACTCAATCCCTTTCGTTTGTCATATATTTTAACTTGTCACAGCCGCAGATCTGATGATTGGAAAGGgggatttttttatttaattttttcggTCCTTGAAGtagattctttttcttctattgaCCAGTCACTGACTACCTCTGCTGCAACAGCTCAATGAAGATCATAGGTTTCTGGTTCACCAGCAAGTGGAGCACTAAGCGTGCAATTCAATCAGCAGTATCTGGAATTTTCACTGGAATGGCTACTTCAATGACTGTACTCATTCTGGTTACTGTGCTACAAAGATCGAAATCAAGGGTGGTTAAAATTCTAGATGCAAGAAATCTCCATCTTTCCGTGTATGGGGTATATTTGAAACGAGTTTGTTTTCTTGTTGTATACTTCTGGTGCATGGGTTGGTTGACCATCCAATATAGTAAGATGCTAGGCCTCCCTGATCTGTTCGGCAGCTCTTAGTCTTAGTTTAAATGGGAAAATACAGTCTTTTGTAAATTTGCCCCATGTTGTTTAGTTATGTGGTATACCATGTAATGCACGGGGCATGCTTTTAATTGGTATcgggaaaaatatatatattcacaaAACCATTATATGAAGAATGAATAATTTCTGAGGAGTTCCCTTTGTATGTCTTTATATTTTCAGTACACAATATAGTTCTATGGATTGTTTTTGCTCCACTTTCCAGGTTGATTTCTCAGATActgtttggtttttgatttaactAAAACTTCAGAATTTTAATGTTTTCAGTTGCAGACTACAGCAAATCCTCAGAAATGAAATATTTCAGCAGGTCAATACTTTTTGGAATATGCAAGTTTAGCAGCAGAAGTTTAATTCAACAAACCCTTTGGAAATGTCAAACCTTTACTGGTACTCGGTAAACTCAGATTTGTTCGACTCTCCACTTTGGGACATAAACCCTTAAATCAGGTATGTGGCTCTAAATTACAATGTCATTTGCTGTGCTAACTTATTTTGATCATGAGGGAGTAGAACACACGTAAAAGCTAGCATTATTTGACCCAAAGAATATTGTAGTactatactccctccgtttctggaaaagtgttactttcactttttcaatttggcctatttttaggctaaactgaaaaagtgaaagtacctcttttccagaaacggaggtagtatgtTGTAGTAATACCTCTGATAGACTTACCAGTTTTCTCCCACGAAATTTTTTATTAGGATTACTTTTCAAATTtaattttttcattctttttatttttcataaaagGCGGCCAATGTTGGTTTTGTGCTGTATAATTTTTATGGATACGAATTCTCCACCTATAAAGTACATAATTTTTTTGGGGTTATGTGTCTTGTTTTGTTCTGCACGACAATATTGGCGAAAGAAAATTGGGGTTCTCAAACCAGGGGTGTTGGAGCGCACATCTGGTTCAGGGGCAGCCCATAGTGTTTCTTGTCTATCTAGGATGAAGATCATCCATATAACTTGTTGTTGTGAATTAGGACTGTTGAAACATAAAGCCAAGTATGTGTTTGAACATCTGGATAAAAAACCAGGTTTTGTTACGACTACTATTAATACGCTACCATCTTTAAATTTAAGATGAACTATCCAAATCGATGCATTTCGTTTTATGCTGATACCTTGCTGCTTAATCTCGCAAAACAATTCAGTAATTGTTTTTACAGGTTGTGAATATAGGGAGCAATCTTCCGGTCAATTTACAAAGTGCAAAAGTAGAAGCACTGATGGAGGCCCTACGTCTTGGTTGTAGGCCAAGTTTTGGCTGATGAAAGGAAAGTACTTCTACCGATTGTTCTTGCTCAACTTTTCCAAGTTGTTTCTCACATACTATTCAATTTTCATCTACAAAAGTATCAAAGGTTTAATTTTTTGGTCGCAGCCATTATAACTGGTTTATATTAAATTACTACAATTCTTTGCAGGGGAAATATTTGCGGCAGGTGAGTTTTTCTTCTGATATGGGCAAAAATATAAATGTTAACAAAACCATTATATGATGaatgagtaaattcttaagagtATCCGTTGTATGTGTCCTTATATTTTCAGTACACATTCAAGTTCCATAGATTGTTATTGCTCAACTTTTCAGTTGATTTCTCAGATACTGTTCAGTTTTTGTATGTACAAAAGCTTCAGGTTTTAATGTTTTTAGTGGCAGACGTTGTAACTGGGTTATGTTGAAATTTCAGCAGGTCAATTTTTTATTGGAGTGGGCAAGGTTTCGAAATGTCTAACCTTCTCTGGGGCTCAATTAAGCTCGGATTTGTTTCGCTCTCCGTTTTTTGACAGGAACCTTAAATCAGGTATTTGGCTATAAATTACAATGTTAATTTTTTTCCTAGTTAATTCGGTCGTCGAGGGAGtagcacaaacataaaaacaactAGCAATTTCACCCGAAGAATGCTGTAGTATTATAGTGATTGTTTTCCAAACGAACACAAACACCAACATAAATTGCTAATCAGAAGAATTACCAAGTACTTTAAAAGCTTCAATAATTCCTTTGTTTAACAAGCATGTGTGGGTTCTCCAGTGTGACTCATGACATTAACACTAAGACTCTCGCGGCACTCACTTCAAAATGAGTGCTTCAAAGCTATAAAGtactgcaaaaatggtaacaccGTAACCAAATGTAAATAAAATCACTTTTCCTGTAGTACTTGGGTTCATACTAACAAACGCTGCTAAGTAATTTGATCCAGTTAAGTGCCTGTTTCTTAGCTTATGCATCCTAGATATAAAAATTGGGACAAAGACAATAGTTTCAAAGAAGCTGAAGAGCCCGAAATATCCATAGAGTGAAAGTTTTGTAGGCGCTTTAACATAAAAAACCAGTGTAATAGTATTTTAAATAAGCCAGTAACTGATGCCGATACACAAGGTTGAAATGCACATCAGCACAACAAGAGGTCGAATTCTATAATTGTCCACGATTCCACTTAGGACCAGTAAAATTAGCATGAAGGACAAAAAGAACACAACCGCATTAGTATTCATATAGATCGCGTAGAGCTTCGGGTTTATGTATGCCAATATAGGATATTCTGCGCATCGTATTAGATAAGGAAAAAAGACACCGGTACTATTACTGTTTTTGTAGTTCGAAATAACACTAGTCAAGTCGAAATCTTCCAAAATTATTCCTTTCCTGGTCCTACAAAAATCTTGGGAATTCAGAAGAGCCTCGATAAAATCCTGATCGGGTTTTATAGATAGAATTTTTGTTGCAAATTTGATGTCACCGGACATAACTGTTTTGTGTAATGGAGTTCTGCAGAAACTAGTAGATACCGCATCTAGCTTATCGAGACGAGATTCTTTGAACATCTTTCGACAGTAATCACCAGTTTCCTGTGATATCTCTGACAGCCTCTCCATTTTCACTCTTCCTCTATTCCTctctgatttatttattttagtcaCGTTTTGTACAATTTTTGTGGACAGAAATCTTCCACCAACGGATGTTTGACTGTCAAACATTACCAGTCCACCATTGAcctatttttttcaaaattacttttatttttattattattatttttttttggttttgctaGTTGCTACTAGTAGTCTAGTACCACTGTTTTGGAACCAGACCGGACGTCGACCCAATAAAATCACTGGGTCAGGCTCAACTGGTTTAACTAGTGGTTCAACTGGGGTTACTGGGTCGATACATATAATACTATTTAAATACCTCAAGTAATAACACTAAACTACCTCACTTTCTTATTCTCtctactttttttcttcttcatcttcactgGTGGTTTTGTCTCTATTTTAATTGATAATTTTTCATTTCCAACTAAACCTACTACTTCTTCACTCTCAGCTCAATGCAAGATTGTATCTAATGATGGCGTGCACCCTTACGTGGTATGTGTAtattcatttcttgtttttagcGTTTCTATTTTTGTTCCCCTGTTTGTAACAACTAGAAATTTTGTGTTTTCGGGTTGAAATGTTGAAAGGGGTGATGGGAAAATGAGTTTCAGACAAAACCCATGTTGTGAATTGTCAAGTTTTGTCAGATTATTGAAGATTTGGATTGAGATTGTAGGGATTATTTTCAGATAGTGTTGATGCAAATTGGTATTCTCACTACACTTGAGAGTAAAAGTCCAAAATATAGTTTATGAGAATACCCATGGTCATGTAGTGTTATGTCATGTTCTGTAGGGTAATTGACTGTGAGTGGTGCTGCCAATGGTTATTGAGACTTGACTGAATCTTGCGGTGTTTGTTTGTGTTGATAGTGGGGAGATTATGCGTGTTGGTTTGCTGGGGGATCTTGGGTTTTTTACAGGAAAAGGTAGAGAACTTGGCATTGATGCTTTGCCTGGTGCTAGCACTCTAACATGGAATGGAACCCACAGCCTATCACTGTTGGATCATGGCATCCACATGGTGCCACGTTAGAGAGCTAGCAACTTGCTTGAACTAACATGAGCACGGAGCACCCATAGCAAGGTCGTTCTTTAGCTTCATATGGGTAGAAAGAGAGCTGCAATTCATATAAATTTGGACTGAATTGTCTGACATTGTTTACTGCGAATGTCTTCGCTCTGGTTGTTGAAATTACATCTGAGTGAATTCATTTAGGGGCAACTGGGTGTCTGTCTTGATCTATGGGGTTTAGATTCGTCTGGCATTTGAAGAGATTTGTAGGTTTGTGTAAGTATCACATTAGCTGATCAGTGGTGTGTTATGATTCTTAGGTCATCCAAGGTGTGTGAATTAGGACTGCTGAATTATAAAGCCAAGTATGTGTTTGACCTCTTGAGAAAACAAGGTTTCGATGCCGTTACGATTGTTATTTTGCTACTGTGTTTAAGGTGACCTAGCCCACTCTGTTTGTTTcgttttatgttattttttgcgGCTTAATTCCTCCCGTTTTCATAATAATTCAGAAATTATGCAAAATGTTTTTACAGATTGTGTTAGTAGAAGCACCAAAGGAGGCCCTTCCTCTTGATTGTAGGCCTAGTTTTGGCACGGCATGGCTGACCAAAGACAAGTTTAAAGTAGGTGACTGAAAGTTCTCGAAACTCCCAGCTGATGTTGTTTATTTTGAATCTCATACAATGTCAGAGTGTTATTTTTGTATTTCAGGTGAACGGAACTTACAACTGTAAGTACACACCTGGAATCTGTTCAATTGTTGTCAAGCTTAACACCCCTCTACGTTTGACATGATTCGAAGGTATGCCTCGCTGTGAGTGAACTCCAACCCttttgtttgttatatttttgtACTTGACGCAGCTGCAGATATAATGGTAGGAAAGGGGGATTTTTTATTTAACTTTTACGGTCCTTGGGGTAGATTCTTTTACTGACCAGTCACTGATTACCTCTGCTGCAACAGCTCAGTGAAGATCATAGGTTTCTGGTTCACCATCAAGGGGAGCACTA
This Papaver somniferum cultivar HN1 unplaced genomic scaffold, ASM357369v1 unplaced-scaffold_84, whole genome shotgun sequence DNA region includes the following protein-coding sequences:
- the LOC113345966 gene encoding uncharacterized protein LOC113345966 isoform X1, with the translated sequence MDSNSKEVSQTTTSTSQSEKKKKSLCYHIVVLVIGCIFFTFLFSLLSFFIIFTAGFVSIFIDNFSIPTTSSLSTQCKIVSTGVDLRSSKVCELGLLNYKAKYVFDPLDKTRFRCRYDYYWATIFKIEYREHSSGEIRSVLVEAPKEALPLDCRPSFGTAWLTKDKFKVNETYSCKYTPGVSDVDIFPDNLFHCQAKDPSTFDMIRSYSSLSMKIIGFWFTSKWSTKRAIQSAVSGIFTGMATSMTVLILVTVLQRSKSRVVKILDARNLHLSVYGVYLKRVCFLVVYFWCMGWLTIQYSKMLGLPDLFGSS
- the LOC113345966 gene encoding uncharacterized protein LOC113345966 isoform X2 encodes the protein MDSNSKEVSQTTTSTSQSEKKKKSLCYHIVVLVIGCIFFTFLFSLLSFFIIFTAGFVSIFIDNFSIPTTSSLSTQCKIVSTGVDLRSSKVCELGLLNYKAKYVFDPLDKTRFRCRYDYYWATIFKIEYREHSSGEIRSVLVEAPKEALPLDCRPSFGTAWLTKDKFKVNETYSCKYTPGVSDVDIFPDNLFHCQAKDPSTFDMIRSYSSLSMKIIGFWFTSKWSTKRAIQSAVSGIFTGMATSMTVLILVTVLQRSKSRVVKILDARNLHLSVCRLQQILRNEIFQQVNTFWNMQV